In one Nitrospira sp. CR1.1 genomic region, the following are encoded:
- a CDS encoding inositol monophosphatase, with the protein MHTPLVLSSEECARYLATAVHAAEAAGAVLLDHARSGFRIDHKAAINLVTDADRQAEESIVRTILSAHPTHRILAEERGRDGATESPYQWIIDPLDGTTNFAHGFPFYSVSIGLEYHGDCIVGVVLDPTRRELFTGVAGEGAYVNGARLRVSSSESLDHSLLVTGFAYDIRETTNNNLDHFSRISLRAQGVRRTGSAALDLCYVASGRFDGYWEVKLSPWDMAAGIVIVREAGGLVSGFEKDTFSLYGQELVATNGRIHNQLLDVIHQRSDKP; encoded by the coding sequence ATGCATACTCCGCTTGTCCTCTCATCTGAAGAGTGCGCCCGTTATCTCGCCACGGCCGTTCACGCTGCTGAAGCAGCCGGTGCCGTACTGCTTGACCACGCCCGATCGGGCTTCAGGATCGATCACAAGGCGGCGATCAATCTCGTCACCGATGCGGATCGGCAGGCCGAGGAGAGTATCGTCCGCACGATTCTTTCGGCCCATCCCACCCACCGGATTCTAGCCGAGGAACGCGGGCGGGACGGGGCCACCGAGTCGCCGTACCAATGGATCATTGATCCGCTCGACGGCACGACTAACTTCGCGCATGGCTTCCCGTTTTATTCGGTCTCGATCGGGCTGGAATATCATGGCGACTGTATCGTGGGGGTCGTCCTGGACCCGACGCGCAGGGAGCTGTTCACGGGGGTGGCCGGAGAAGGGGCCTACGTCAACGGTGCACGCCTTCGCGTGTCCAGCAGTGAGTCACTCGATCATTCCTTGCTTGTCACCGGATTTGCGTATGACATCCGCGAAACGACGAACAATAATCTGGACCATTTCTCCCGCATTTCACTGCGCGCCCAGGGCGTGCGCCGCACCGGCTCAGCCGCATTGGATCTCTGTTACGTCGCGTCGGGGCGCTTTGACGGATATTGGGAAGTGAAACTCAGCCCCTGGGATATGGCGGCAGGAATCGTCATCGTGCGTGAGGCGGGCGGACTGGTATCCGGCTTTGAGAAAGACACCTTCTCACTCTACGGGCAGGAACTCGTCGCCACCAACGGCCGCATTCACAATCAGCTGCTCGACGTGATTCATCAACGCTCCGACAAGCCGTAA
- a CDS encoding 50S ribosomal protein L9 produces MKVILQETLEGVGDLGDLLDVSSGFARNYLLPRKKAVEANSRNIKEFEHAKRAAAEKAKKEKQDIEAHGKKISAVSLTLPAQVGKDDKMFGSVTAKDIAEGLAEQGFTVDRRKIQLAQPIKELGTFAIAIKLPREVTATIAVHVVKKQEETEAAEEAAPTA; encoded by the coding sequence ATGAAGGTGATTCTCCAAGAAACACTCGAAGGCGTGGGCGACCTCGGCGACCTGTTAGACGTCTCCAGTGGATTTGCCCGGAACTATCTCTTGCCCCGCAAGAAGGCCGTCGAAGCCAATAGCCGGAACATCAAAGAATTCGAACATGCCAAGCGCGCCGCAGCGGAAAAGGCCAAGAAAGAAAAGCAGGACATCGAAGCGCACGGCAAGAAGATCTCCGCGGTCTCGCTGACCCTTCCCGCGCAAGTCGGCAAGGATGACAAAATGTTCGGATCTGTGACCGCCAAGGATATCGCGGAAGGTCTGGCCGAACAGGGATTCACCGTAGATCGTCGCAAGATCCAGCTGGCCCAGCCGATCAAGGAACTGGGCACCTTCGCGATTGCCATCAAGCTGCCGCGCGAGGTGACCGCCACGATTGCGGTCCATGTGGTCAAGAAACAGGAAGAGACGGAAGCAGCCGAGGAAGCCGCTCCCACGGCCTAG
- a CDS encoding aminotransferase class I/II-fold pyridoxal phosphate-dependent enzyme, which translates to MDALKSTDPETYEAIVAEEQRQRDKLLLIASENFASPAVLAAQGSVMTNKYAEGYPGKRYYGGCQHVDTVESLAIERAKQIFGAEHVNVQPHSGSQANMAAYLAVLKPGDTILGLDLAQGGHLTHGSKVNFSGIIFRAFSYGVDRQTETIDYAAVRKLAEECRPRMVVVGASAYARTLDFATFQDIAKSVGAYLLVDIAHIAGLIAAGLHPNPVPYADFVTTTTHKTLRGPRGGVTMCRAEHAKAVDKIIFPGLQGGPLMHVIAAKAVAFKEAMSPAFKRYQQQVLANARTLAQGLVDRGYKIVSGGTDTHLMLVNLTNKGITGKEADAALDAAGIIVNKNAIPYDEKPPAVASGIRIGSPIVSTRGMREAEMREIVALIDRVLQHPQDSQVQAEVRAQAKTLCNRFPIFHAYDSSPA; encoded by the coding sequence TTGGATGCGTTGAAATCGACCGACCCCGAAACGTATGAGGCCATCGTCGCCGAAGAACAGCGGCAGCGCGACAAGCTGCTGCTGATCGCATCGGAGAATTTTGCCAGTCCCGCTGTCCTGGCCGCCCAGGGAAGCGTGATGACCAACAAATACGCCGAAGGATACCCCGGCAAACGCTATTATGGCGGGTGCCAGCATGTCGATACGGTCGAAAGCCTCGCCATCGAGCGCGCCAAACAGATCTTCGGGGCCGAACATGTCAACGTGCAGCCGCATTCGGGATCGCAGGCCAACATGGCGGCGTATCTCGCGGTGCTCAAGCCCGGTGACACGATCCTCGGATTGGATCTCGCTCAGGGGGGGCACCTCACGCACGGCAGCAAAGTGAACTTCTCCGGCATCATTTTCCGCGCCTTTTCATACGGCGTCGATCGTCAGACCGAAACGATCGACTACGCAGCGGTCCGCAAGCTCGCCGAAGAATGCCGCCCGCGCATGGTGGTCGTCGGCGCCAGCGCCTACGCCCGTACGCTCGACTTCGCCACGTTCCAAGACATCGCCAAGTCGGTCGGCGCCTATCTGTTGGTCGATATCGCGCACATCGCCGGATTGATCGCGGCCGGATTGCATCCCAATCCCGTCCCCTATGCCGACTTTGTGACGACAACGACCCATAAAACGCTGCGCGGCCCTCGCGGCGGCGTGACGATGTGTAGAGCCGAACATGCCAAAGCCGTCGATAAGATCATCTTCCCGGGCCTGCAAGGAGGCCCGCTCATGCATGTGATTGCCGCTAAAGCCGTCGCCTTCAAGGAGGCGATGTCTCCGGCCTTCAAGCGCTACCAACAACAAGTGCTGGCCAATGCCCGCACGTTGGCGCAAGGACTGGTCGACCGTGGCTACAAGATCGTGTCAGGAGGGACTGATACGCATTTGATGTTAGTGAACCTGACCAACAAAGGCATTACGGGCAAAGAAGCCGACGCCGCCCTGGACGCCGCCGGGATCATCGTCAACAAAAACGCCATCCCCTACGACGAGAAGCCGCCGGCCGTCGCCAGCGGCATCCGCATCGGCAGCCCCATTGTTTCCACGCGCGGTATGCGCGAGGCGGAGATGCGCGAAATTGTGGCGTTGATCGATCGCGTGTTGCAGCATCCCCAGGACAGCCAGGTGCAGGCCGAGGTACGGGCGCAGGCCAAAACATTGTGCAACCGTTTCCCTATCTTTCATGCCTACGATTCGTCTCCCGCTTAG
- a CDS encoding RiPP maturation radical SAM protein 1, with translation MSNSQAQVALVNMPFSFSKYPSIQLGTLSALLKAKGVAVDCHHLNVRFAHKIGIPLYESICEKRALFGEWLFSYLLFRDNPKRAEYPRVFKPVFEQIAQESGQPVSFFEDMAARTAPQFLTAAMTGIDWGQYKLVGFTSTFDQNVASLTMAKLIKDLYPDVKIVFGGANFDGEMGLEYFRAFPFIDYVVVGEGEVTVPALVDYVLRGSMGSCPKGVIYRANGEVRLEPNTALFTGFSETGPPDYDDYYHLLAELGTEASRGLDRILLYEGSRGCWWGEKHHCTFCGLNAQSMKFRAKSPEQVAQEMGYLSSRYDTTRFRLVDNIIDMKYVDNLFGRFAAEHCDLDVFIETKSNLQKSQIRTLAVGGVKCMQPGLESLSLSQLKAMDKGVTPMQNIICLKWSCYYRVAVSWNILLGFPGETNEDYRRQIDLLPSLFHLHAPEATGKFWLQRFSPYFTRPHEYGVRITGPGTAYEYVYGAARVDLEKIAYDFEYELDNWPVDPQVYQELVGLVEEWQRRARSNDRPFLYFSKAMDYVTIYDGRDPQMPTRRRYDWPAAGIIEACNEAAKGRDQIRAALSDAKRDIAYSEDELTEALTVLTSRRILYEERGKYFTLAIPEHPYY, from the coding sequence ATGAGTAACTCACAGGCGCAGGTCGCGCTCGTCAACATGCCCTTCAGTTTTTCGAAGTACCCGTCCATTCAATTAGGCACGCTCTCGGCGTTATTGAAAGCCAAAGGCGTCGCGGTCGATTGCCACCACCTCAATGTGCGGTTTGCCCACAAGATCGGAATCCCTCTCTACGAATCGATTTGTGAAAAACGGGCGTTGTTCGGCGAATGGCTGTTCTCCTACCTGCTCTTTCGAGACAATCCCAAGCGGGCGGAGTATCCGCGCGTGTTTAAGCCGGTGTTCGAGCAGATTGCCCAGGAAAGCGGTCAGCCGGTGTCGTTTTTCGAGGACATGGCCGCGCGCACGGCGCCGCAATTCCTGACCGCCGCGATGACGGGTATTGATTGGGGCCAATACAAACTCGTCGGGTTCACGTCCACCTTCGATCAAAATGTCGCCAGCCTCACGATGGCCAAGTTGATCAAGGACCTGTACCCGGACGTGAAGATCGTGTTCGGCGGCGCCAATTTCGACGGTGAGATGGGGTTGGAATATTTTCGGGCATTTCCGTTCATCGACTATGTCGTCGTCGGCGAAGGAGAAGTCACTGTTCCGGCCTTGGTCGACTACGTATTGCGTGGCTCAATGGGGTCCTGCCCGAAAGGCGTCATCTACCGGGCAAACGGTGAGGTCCGGCTCGAGCCGAATACGGCTCTCTTCACCGGATTTTCGGAAACCGGCCCGCCTGACTACGACGACTATTACCATTTGTTGGCCGAACTCGGGACCGAGGCGTCGCGCGGGCTGGACCGCATTCTGTTGTACGAAGGATCCCGCGGCTGCTGGTGGGGCGAGAAGCACCATTGCACCTTTTGCGGGCTGAATGCGCAGAGCATGAAGTTCCGGGCGAAATCGCCGGAACAGGTCGCGCAGGAGATGGGGTATCTCTCGAGCCGCTACGATACGACCCGCTTCCGGCTAGTGGATAACATCATCGACATGAAATATGTCGATAATCTGTTCGGCCGGTTTGCTGCCGAGCATTGCGATCTGGATGTGTTTATCGAGACCAAAAGCAATTTGCAGAAGAGCCAAATCCGGACGCTGGCCGTTGGGGGCGTGAAGTGCATGCAGCCCGGCCTGGAAAGCCTCAGCCTCTCGCAGCTCAAAGCGATGGATAAGGGCGTGACGCCCATGCAGAACATTATCTGCCTCAAATGGAGTTGTTATTACCGGGTCGCGGTCTCCTGGAATATTCTGCTCGGCTTTCCGGGTGAAACGAATGAAGACTATCGCCGGCAGATCGACCTCCTGCCGTCCCTGTTCCATTTGCACGCGCCGGAGGCGACCGGGAAATTCTGGCTGCAACGGTTCAGTCCCTACTTTACGCGACCGCATGAGTACGGAGTGCGCATCACCGGTCCGGGGACAGCCTATGAGTATGTGTATGGTGCGGCGCGCGTTGATTTGGAGAAAATCGCCTACGATTTCGAGTATGAGCTCGACAACTGGCCGGTGGATCCGCAAGTCTATCAGGAATTGGTTGGCTTGGTGGAGGAGTGGCAGCGGCGGGCGCGCAGCAACGACCGGCCGTTCTTGTATTTCTCCAAGGCCATGGACTACGTCACGATCTATGACGGGCGTGATCCGCAGATGCCGACGAGACGACGATACGACTGGCCTGCGGCGGGTATTATCGAGGCATGCAATGAGGCCGCGAAGGGTCGCGACCAGATTCGCGCGGCATTGAGTGATGCGAAGCGGGACATTGCTTATTCAGAGGACGAGCTGACTGAGGCGCTGACCGTCCTGACGAGCCGTCGCATTCTGTACGAAGAGCGCGGGAAGTATTTCACGCTGGCGATCCCCGAGCATCCCTACTACTGA
- a CDS encoding UDP-3-O-acyl-N-acetylglucosamine deacetylase, with protein MGTSIALFSHEFYEGGTVRFQQTIGSPVSCSGVGLHSGQPVTLTLRPAPPNTGIAFIYRRGSEETLISASITNKVPTELCTAISVNGHQVKTIEHLLAALVGMEVDNVYAEVNAGEVPVLDGSSSPFVRLIRAAGVIPQTRRQSYVKIMQPIEVVDGSKRVRIEPSSTPKITYSIHYDHPLIQTQSYTYTCSAQAFEQDIAQARTFGFLHEVEALWSRGLGKGGTLDNTIVLSKEGVVNESGLRFSNEFVRHKVLDLIGDIALLGFPFIGHIVAERSGHAMHTKLVEKILLQRDKWALITGEHAVAVPESRSSLGLLRPAPSLAI; from the coding sequence ATTGGCACAAGCATTGCTTTGTTTAGCCATGAATTTTACGAAGGAGGCACCGTGCGGTTTCAGCAAACGATCGGCTCACCAGTTTCATGCTCAGGCGTCGGGCTCCATTCCGGCCAGCCGGTCACACTGACTCTTCGCCCGGCTCCTCCGAACACCGGCATCGCCTTCATTTATCGGCGCGGATCGGAAGAAACACTCATCTCTGCCTCGATCACCAATAAGGTTCCGACGGAACTCTGCACAGCCATCAGCGTCAACGGCCATCAGGTCAAGACGATCGAACACCTTCTCGCCGCTCTGGTCGGCATGGAAGTCGACAACGTCTACGCAGAGGTGAATGCGGGGGAAGTGCCCGTGCTCGATGGAAGTTCAAGCCCGTTCGTCCGCTTAATCCGTGCGGCCGGCGTCATTCCCCAAACCCGGCGGCAATCCTATGTCAAGATTATGCAGCCCATCGAAGTGGTGGACGGATCGAAACGGGTGAGGATCGAGCCCTCGTCAACGCCGAAAATTACGTATTCTATCCATTACGATCACCCTCTGATCCAAACCCAGTCCTACACCTACACCTGCTCCGCGCAGGCGTTTGAGCAGGACATCGCGCAGGCGCGCACGTTTGGCTTTCTCCACGAAGTCGAAGCGCTGTGGTCCAGGGGACTTGGAAAAGGCGGCACTTTGGATAATACCATCGTGCTGTCCAAGGAGGGCGTCGTGAATGAATCCGGCCTGCGCTTCTCGAACGAATTTGTCCGGCATAAAGTGCTGGACTTGATCGGTGACATCGCCCTGCTCGGCTTCCCGTTCATCGGCCACATTGTGGCTGAACGTTCAGGCCATGCCATGCATACGAAGCTCGTCGAAAAAATCCTCCTTCAGCGCGACAAGTGGGCGCTGATCACCGGGGAACATGCGGTTGCTGTGCCAGAATCGCGCTCCTCCCTCGGACTGCTTCGCCCCGCGCCTTCTCTCGCGATTTAA
- a CDS encoding 4-carboxymuconolactone decarboxylase, with protein MDCYYHSKDLGKFGEMGKGNPVLWEKFMSYYSAVFADGALTEREKALIALGVAQAVQCPYCIDAYTQACLEKGSNIEEMTEAVHVACAIRGGASLVHGVQMRNVAEKLSM; from the coding sequence ATGGATTGCTATTACCATTCGAAGGATCTCGGGAAATTCGGAGAGATGGGCAAAGGGAACCCGGTCTTGTGGGAAAAGTTCATGAGTTATTACAGCGCCGTTTTTGCCGACGGGGCACTCACGGAACGCGAGAAGGCGCTGATTGCGCTTGGTGTGGCCCAAGCCGTGCAATGCCCTTACTGCATCGATGCCTATACTCAAGCCTGCCTGGAAAAGGGATCGAACATCGAAGAAATGACGGAAGCCGTCCACGTGGCCTGCGCCATCCGCGGCGGCGCCTCGCTGGTGCACGGCGTCCAGATGCGCAACGTCGCAGAGAAGTTATCGATGTAG
- a CDS encoding response regulator yields MEKIKVLIADDHRVVREGLAAILKTKDDINVVGEAQDGVEAVEKTKTLMPDVILMDVSMPRMGGIEATRQIKREFPHMGIVALTMYEEQQYIFDLVRAGATGYLLKDSESSQIVAAIRAIYRGESLIHPSVASKILAEFSLMSQKKGKKPAWVEHDLTEREITVLRLVADGKTNKEIANSLDLSEKTVKNHVRNIFHKLQVYDRTQAAILAIRKGLIELEPRP; encoded by the coding sequence ATGGAAAAGATTAAGGTCCTGATCGCTGATGACCACCGCGTAGTTCGTGAAGGCCTGGCAGCCATCTTGAAGACCAAGGACGACATCAATGTCGTTGGCGAAGCGCAGGACGGCGTGGAAGCGGTGGAAAAAACCAAGACCCTGATGCCGGACGTGATCCTCATGGATGTCAGCATGCCGCGCATGGGCGGCATTGAAGCGACCAGGCAAATCAAACGCGAATTCCCTCACATGGGGATCGTCGCGCTGACCATGTATGAGGAGCAGCAATATATCTTCGATCTCGTACGGGCCGGGGCAACGGGATACTTGCTCAAAGACTCCGAGTCTTCTCAGATTGTGGCGGCCATCCGGGCCATTTATCGAGGGGAATCGCTCATTCATCCTTCAGTCGCCAGCAAGATCCTGGCCGAGTTCTCCCTGATGTCTCAGAAAAAGGGAAAAAAGCCGGCTTGGGTTGAACACGACCTGACCGAACGGGAAATCACCGTCCTGCGTTTGGTCGCAGACGGAAAGACCAATAAGGAAATCGCGAACAGCCTGGACCTCAGCGAAAAGACCGTGAAGAACCACGTCCGGAATATTTTTCATAAACTTCAGGTGTATGACCGCACGCAAGCGGCGATTTTGGCGATTCGGAAAGGGCTCATTGAATTAGAGCCAAGACCGTAA
- a CDS encoding 4a-hydroxytetrahydrobiopterin dehydratase, giving the protein MSLADNTCIPCRGGVPPLPADRIQALLPELGRGWTLSKEGHLERLYTFKDFAQSLAFANKVGAVAEAEGHHPDLYVAWGKCKVEIWTHKINGLTESDFYLAAKADREFEPFRAGA; this is encoded by the coding sequence ATGAGTTTAGCCGACAATACATGTATTCCCTGCCGGGGCGGGGTTCCTCCCCTCCCGGCCGATCGTATACAAGCCCTGTTGCCGGAGCTCGGCCGAGGGTGGACCTTGAGTAAGGAAGGGCATCTTGAGCGGCTCTATACCTTCAAAGATTTTGCGCAATCCCTGGCCTTTGCCAATAAAGTTGGCGCGGTGGCTGAAGCTGAAGGGCATCATCCGGATCTGTATGTGGCCTGGGGCAAGTGCAAGGTGGAGATCTGGACGCACAAGATTAACGGCCTCACCGAGAGCGATTTTTATCTCGCCGCCAAGGCCGATCGTGAGTTTGAACCATTTCGGGCGGGGGCCTAA
- a CDS encoding MerR family transcriptional regulator, whose translation MNTHRIHRVAKLTGLSRDVIRVWERRFDLLKPTRGANRYRNYSDDDVALLRYVKQQLDAGASIGDLARLGREELITRLRAAAPRTAVVDNTFDRLLRELLLALEPLDRVMFEKRLNGAVAVVPFEEALHGILLPLQERVGHLWHSGRISVAVEHYVTGQIKQKLYAAMNQLPVAEYGTTVVIACPPGEEHDLAALAVAYRCRVRGCRVYYLGANVPVLSLSRLCREVAPDLTILSITIALSDSLATDLVQALIQDVAPVSKILAGGRGALAMRQHFTDSGVALLETFGELDETLERVTRGFPIPG comes from the coding sequence ATGAATACTCATAGAATTCATAGAGTTGCGAAGCTTACCGGCCTGAGCCGTGACGTGATTCGGGTGTGGGAACGACGATTTGATCTCTTAAAACCAACCCGAGGCGCGAACCGATATCGCAACTATTCCGACGACGATGTCGCGTTGTTGCGGTATGTGAAGCAGCAACTGGATGCCGGAGCCTCGATTGGCGATCTCGCGCGGTTGGGTCGGGAAGAATTGATCACCCGCCTGCGAGCCGCCGCGCCACGTACTGCCGTCGTGGACAACACCTTCGATCGGCTGTTGCGGGAATTATTGTTGGCGCTGGAACCACTCGATCGCGTGATGTTTGAGAAAAGACTGAACGGCGCCGTGGCCGTGGTGCCATTCGAGGAGGCGCTCCATGGAATTCTACTTCCGCTTCAGGAACGAGTGGGACACCTCTGGCATAGCGGGCGCATCAGCGTCGCCGTCGAGCATTACGTCACCGGCCAAATCAAACAAAAACTCTATGCAGCCATGAACCAGCTGCCGGTCGCTGAATACGGAACCACTGTGGTCATCGCGTGTCCTCCGGGAGAAGAACATGACCTCGCCGCGCTGGCGGTGGCGTATCGCTGCCGGGTTCGGGGCTGCCGGGTGTATTATCTTGGGGCGAATGTGCCGGTACTCTCGCTGAGTAGACTCTGTCGCGAAGTGGCGCCGGACCTGACCATCCTCTCCATCACCATCGCTCTTTCGGATTCTCTGGCGACCGATCTGGTTCAGGCGCTGATTCAAGACGTGGCGCCGGTCTCAAAAATTCTGGCCGGTGGCCGGGGAGCGCTGGCTATGCGTCAGCACTTCACAGACTCAGGCGTTGCTCTCCTGGAGACCTTCGGCGAGTTGGATGAGACGTTGGAGCGCGTCACCCGAGGATTTCCTATTCCCGGGTAA
- a CDS encoding glycosyltransferase, which produces MAEPVVSIVIPLYNARDVIQETIRSALAQTYREYEIIIIDDGSTDGSGDLVVQFGDRVRYLPQPNGGVAQARNHGIAAARGRYIALLDHDDLWDPEKLAKQVTILDAQPAIGMVVTDVAHLDRAGRPMHEIGPASQPQHEFARLFVQGFVPTPSATLIRKAVLESVGGFDEQFNSAGMDDHELWTRIAAATTIAGIPEPLTYHRNRDIKPPGIALGHRPLLIEKLMRRVGADTEKRRYLQRERAFYLADQGKHLIKDGRAREGRILLLHGFLLSLGEGKSAKAAWRCLMRLVRSI; this is translated from the coding sequence ATGGCTGAGCCCGTCGTGAGCATCGTGATCCCGCTCTATAATGCGCGGGATGTCATTCAGGAGACGATCCGGAGCGCCTTGGCGCAGACCTATCGGGAGTACGAGATCATCATCATCGACGACGGCTCGACGGACGGGTCGGGAGATCTTGTGGTCCAATTCGGGGATCGCGTTCGCTATCTCCCGCAGCCCAACGGTGGCGTGGCCCAGGCGAGAAATCACGGCATCGCCGCCGCGCGCGGGCGGTACATCGCGTTGCTGGACCATGATGACTTGTGGGATCCTGAGAAGCTCGCGAAGCAAGTGACGATATTGGACGCCCAGCCGGCGATCGGCATGGTGGTGACGGACGTGGCCCATCTGGATCGAGCTGGGCGCCCGATGCATGAAATCGGGCCGGCCTCTCAGCCGCAGCATGAATTCGCGCGACTCTTCGTGCAGGGCTTTGTCCCGACACCGTCGGCCACGCTCATTCGCAAGGCCGTGCTCGAGAGCGTGGGCGGATTCGACGAACAGTTCAACTCCGCCGGTATGGACGATCATGAATTGTGGACCAGGATCGCCGCCGCGACCACCATCGCCGGGATTCCCGAGCCCCTGACCTATCACCGCAATCGCGACATCAAGCCCCCCGGCATTGCCCTCGGTCACCGGCCCCTCCTGATTGAGAAATTGATGAGACGAGTTGGGGCAGATACCGAGAAGCGCCGCTACCTTCAACGTGAACGCGCCTTCTACCTGGCAGACCAGGGAAAACATCTCATCAAGGACGGGCGGGCTCGTGAAGGGCGGATCCTCCTGCTGCATGGATTCCTGTTGAGTCTTGGCGAAGGAAAGAGTGCGAAGGCTGCGTGGCGTTGTCTCATGCGGTTGGTGCGATCGATCTGA
- the nrdR gene encoding transcriptional repressor NrdR, whose protein sequence is MKCPFCDDVEDKVVDSRMAKEGEVIRRRRECLSCKRRYTTYERVEETMPAVVKKDGRREPFDRSKIVSGLKKACEKRPISTATIETVTDRIEKRIQDMGETEIVSTAVGEEVMKELSQLDQVAYVRFASVYREFKDIDQFMDEIKSLAQQRRER, encoded by the coding sequence GTGAAATGTCCTTTCTGCGACGATGTCGAAGACAAAGTCGTTGATTCGCGGATGGCCAAAGAAGGCGAGGTCATCCGCCGCCGGCGTGAATGCCTCTCGTGCAAACGCCGGTACACTACCTACGAACGTGTTGAAGAGACCATGCCCGCCGTCGTGAAAAAAGACGGACGCCGGGAACCGTTCGATCGGAGCAAAATCGTATCCGGCCTCAAAAAGGCCTGTGAAAAGCGGCCGATCAGCACCGCGACCATCGAAACCGTCACCGATCGCATCGAAAAACGCATCCAGGATATGGGCGAAACCGAAATCGTCAGCACCGCCGTCGGCGAAGAGGTCATGAAAGAACTTTCTCAACTCGATCAGGTGGCCTACGTTCGATTCGCCTCGGTGTACCGAGAGTTTAAAGACATCGATCAGTTCATGGATGAAATCAAATCCCTGGCCCAGCAGCGCCGGGAGCGTTAG
- a CDS encoding SUMF1/EgtB/PvdO family nonheme iron enzyme — MRSHSRVQMGIGVLLVAGATSLAITADASTENKDMVLVPKGEFTMGSHEHSDEVRHQVVLDAYLIDKFEASNARYKEFMRATGHPAPAYWDDPRLSKPEQPVVGVSWTDANAFCKWDGKRLLTEAEWEKAAKGPEGDNHYPWGHHLDPKKANYGQNVGRTMPVDSYPEGVSGYGVYNMAGNVFEWVDDWYDPKYYKNSNALNPKGADKGYNFANQGPVKVLRGGSWLAPETSLHTSHRFWNQPENNSYGVGLGFRCAKSVTAVSEEAAQAGRDAFIQALVGMGAEKNSDAMASIEKALAADPNNKEYLATRELIQKTMKK, encoded by the coding sequence ATGCGGAGTCATAGTAGGGTTCAGATGGGAATAGGAGTACTGCTCGTGGCGGGAGCGACATCTTTGGCCATTACAGCAGATGCCAGCACCGAGAACAAGGACATGGTGCTGGTTCCCAAGGGTGAATTCACCATGGGCAGCCATGAACATTCCGATGAGGTGCGGCACCAAGTGGTGCTCGATGCCTACCTGATCGACAAGTTTGAAGCCTCCAATGCGCGCTACAAGGAATTTATGCGAGCCACAGGCCACCCGGCCCCGGCCTATTGGGATGATCCTCGCCTGAGCAAGCCTGAACAGCCTGTGGTGGGAGTCAGCTGGACGGATGCCAACGCGTTCTGCAAGTGGGACGGCAAGCGATTGCTCACTGAAGCGGAATGGGAAAAAGCCGCGAAGGGGCCGGAAGGCGATAACCACTATCCCTGGGGGCATCATCTCGATCCGAAGAAAGCCAACTACGGGCAAAACGTGGGCCGCACCATGCCGGTCGATTCCTATCCTGAGGGCGTGAGTGGGTACGGCGTCTACAATATGGCCGGTAACGTCTTTGAGTGGGTGGACGACTGGTACGACCCCAAGTACTACAAGAACAGCAACGCGCTGAACCCGAAGGGCGCGGACAAGGGCTACAACTTTGCCAATCAAGGTCCGGTCAAAGTTTTGCGTGGCGGGTCATGGCTCGCACCTGAAACCTCATTGCATACCAGCCATCGATTCTGGAATCAGCCGGAGAATAACTCTTACGGCGTTGGGCTTGGCTTCCGGTGCGCCAAGTCGGTGACCGCGGTGTCAGAGGAAGCGGCCCAGGCCGGACGTGATGCCTTCATTCAGGCACTTGTTGGCATGGGTGCGGAGAAGAACTCGGATGCGATGGCCTCCATCGAGAAGGCCCTGGCTGCGGATCCGAACAATAAAGAATATCTGGCAACACGTGAGCTCATTCAGAAGACGATGAAGAAGTAA
- a CDS encoding CBS domain-containing protein → MLVQEVMSTGVVTARRNESVRSVVTKMLSRHCGAIPVVEDGDVLIGMVTLRDVLIPLYPNYGEYIHDNVHSRDFVEMEDGYADVLSQRVEEVMSLNPLTVSPRTPVLEAASYMGVKNFRRIPVVDKGALVGMVSVGDINRGLFFERGHAVMSQYRVAQPSGR, encoded by the coding sequence ATGCTTGTTCAAGAAGTGATGTCCACCGGTGTGGTGACGGCTAGGCGCAATGAATCAGTCCGTTCCGTGGTGACCAAGATGCTCAGCCGCCATTGCGGCGCCATCCCGGTGGTGGAGGATGGCGACGTGTTGATCGGCATGGTGACGCTGCGCGATGTGTTGATTCCGCTCTATCCGAACTACGGAGAGTATATTCATGACAACGTGCACAGCCGTGATTTTGTGGAGATGGAGGATGGTTATGCCGATGTCCTCTCGCAGCGCGTCGAAGAGGTGATGAGCTTGAATCCGCTGACAGTATCCCCGCGCACTCCGGTGTTGGAGGCCGCGTCTTACATGGGTGTCAAGAATTTTCGCCGGATTCCGGTCGTCGACAAAGGGGCATTGGTGGGAATGGTCAGCGTGGGTGATATCAATCGCGGTCTGTTTTTCGAGCGAGGACATGCGGTGATGAGCCAGTACCGGGTTGCGCAACCATCCGGACGGTAA